From a region of the Panicum virgatum strain AP13 chromosome 2K, P.virgatum_v5, whole genome shotgun sequence genome:
- the LOC120671258 gene encoding protein HIRA isoform X2 — protein MANGMCTAVLRGHSSLVKGVTWDPIGSFLASQSDDKTVVIWRTSDWSLAHKTEGHWTKSLGSTFFRRLSWSPCGHFITTTHGFQKPRHSAPVLERGEWSATFDFLGHNAPVVVVKFNNSMFRKNFSNGQDTKALPAGWANGASKTSTKEQQPYNIIAIGSQDRTITVWTTASARPLFVAKHFFSQSVVDLSWSPDGYSLFACSLDGSVANFHFEAKELGYRLSDSELDELKRSRYGDVRGGQSNLVESPAQLLLEEASAKQSASKKGTSVVQQFQAPPKVPADVPNPAPVVQSQKAPEALPEDGKKTSGPAAGDTNKVTRLSSPVKQREYRRPDGRKRIIPEAVGFPSNQDNITNRSQNQVVDFSSLDQRMNGIRPSYGSSSNCINCGVKDRSGVTARANLTESLVIQKASTGAGNDGRLSVEHTGSVVPGSLTCSVLSFHVSNKKDNEESLPVCLEAKPVERAAADMIGVGGAFSTKETEIRCTRGTKTLWSDRISGKVTVLAGNANFWAVGCEDGCLQVYTKCGRRAMPAMMMGSAAVFIDCDDCWKLLLVTRRGLMYIWDLYNRTCILQDSLASLVTFPDEPSGNHAGAVKVISAKFSRCGSPLVVLASRHAFLYDMSMRCWLRIADDCFPASNFASSFSYPQGGELGKLQIDIGKFMARKPIWSRVTDDGLQTRSHLETQLAASLALKSPQEYRQCLLSYIRFLAREADESRLREVCESFLGPPMGMVSSASSTNPKNPEWDPDVLGMKKHKLLREDVLPSMASNRKVQRLLNEFMDLLSEYEAAEAKADLMDVAPTLPPAVTEAKADQMDVAPTPQPAITEANDKVITS, from the exons CttggttcaacattttttaGGCGACTTTCATGGTCACCTTGTGGCCACTTTATTACTACGACTCACGGCTTCCAGAAACCTAGGCATTCAGCCCCTGTGCTTGAGAGAGGCGAGTGGTCTGCAACTTTTGACTTTCTAGGGCATAATGCACCTGTTGTGGTGGTTAAATTTAATAACTCAATGTTCCGTAAGAATTTCTCAAATGGACAAGACACAAAGGCTTTGCCAGCTGGATGGGCTAATGGAGCATCAAAGACATCAACAAAAGAACAGCAACCGTATAACATTATTGCTATTGGAAGTCAAGACAGAACTATAACTGTTTGGACGACAGCAAGTGCCCGGCCATTGTTTGTTGCTAAGCATTTTTTCTCTCAAAGTGTGGTTGATTTATCTTG GAGCCCTGATGGTTATTCACTTTTTGCATGCTCCTTGGATGGATCGGTTGCCAACTTTCACTTTGAAGCAAAGGAGCTTGGATACAGGTTAAGTGATTCTGAACTAGATGAATTGAAGAGGAGTAGATATGGTGATGTCAGAGGAGGCCAATCAAATCTGGTTGAAAGCCCAGCACAGttactgcttgaagaagcatcaGCAAAGCAATCAGCTAGCAAAAAAGGGACTTCCGTTGTTCAGCAATTTCAAGCACCCCCAAAAGTTCCTGCGGATGTGCCTAACCCTGCTCCAGTTGTGCAAAGTCAGAAAGCTCCTGAAGCTTTACCCGAAGATGGGAAGAAAACATCAGGTCCTGCTGCTGGTGATACAAATAAAGTTACTCGGTTATCTAGTCCAGTGAAGCAGAGAGAATACCGGCGTCCTGATGGCCGGAAAAGAATAATCCCAGAGGCTGTTGGATTTCCTTCCAATCAGGATAACATAACCAACCGTTCTCAGAATCAGGTTGTGGATTTTTCATCCTTAGATCAGCGAATGAATGGAATAAGACCATCTTATGGCAGTAGCAGTAACTGTATTAACTGTGGAGTTAAGGACCGCTCTGGTGTGACAGCCAGGGCGAACCTTACTGAGAGTCTTGTTATTCAAAAAGCTTCAACCGGTGCAGGGAATGATGGAAGGCTCAGTGTAGAGCACACTGGATCGGTTGTGCCAGGCTCCTTGACCTGCTCTGTGCTTTCTTTCCATGTATCAAATAAGAAAGACAATGAGGAGTCTTTGCCAGTCTGCCTTGAAGCAAAGCCTGTAGAACGCGCTGCAGCTGATATGATTGGTGTCGGTGGTGCCTTTTcaacaaaagaaactgagaTCAGGTGTACTAGAGGAACGAAAACTCTTTGGTCGGATCGTATCTCTGGAAAGGTTACTGTCTTGGCAGGCAATGCAAATTTCTGGGCTGTTGGCTGTGAAGATGGTTGCCTGCAG GTTTATACAAAATGTGGAAGACGAGCGATGCCTGCAATGATGATGGGATCTGCAGCCGTTTTTATAGATTGTGACGACTGCTGGAAATTGCTTCTTGTCACAAGAAGAGGTCTAATGTACATATGGGACCTCTATAACAGGACCTGCATTTTGCAGGACTCTTTGGCTTCATTGGTTACATTTCCAGATGAGCCGTCAGGAAATCATGCTG GTGCAGTAAAGGTTATATCTGCTAAATTCTCTAGATGTGGTTCACCCTTAGTTGTCCTTGCCAGCCGCCATGCTTTTCTTTATGACATGAGCATGAGGTGCTGGCTAAGGATTGCTGATGATTGTTTTCCAGCATCAAATTTTGCTAGCTCATTTAGTTACCCTCAAGGTGGAGAGCTAGGCAAGTTGCAGATTGATATAGGCAAGTTCATGGCTAGAAAGCCTATTTGGAGCAG GGTTACAGATGATGGTTTGCAGACACGCTCCCATTTGGAGACCCAGCTGGCAGCTTCTTTAGCTTTGAAGTCACCACAGGAGTACCGCCAGTGCCTACTGTCCTACATACGGTTCTTGGCAAG AGAAGCAGATGAATCTCGTCTACGTGAGGTTTGTGAGAGCTTTCTAGGTCCTCCGATGGGCATGGTTAGCTCTGCGTCATCTACGAATCCCAAAAACCCAGAGTGGGATCCTGATGTTCTT GGAATGAAGAAGCACAAACTTCTTAGGGAAGACGTACTTCCTTCGATGGCATCCAACCGGAAAGTCCAGCGGTTGCTCAACGAGTTCATGGATCTTCTGTCAGAGTATGAAGCTGCCGAGGCCAAAGCTGACCTAATGGATGTCGCACCAACACTTCCACCAGCAGTAACAGAAGCCAAAGCTGACCAGATGGATGTCGCGCCAACACCCCAACCGGCAATAACAGAAGCCAATGACAAAGTGATCACCTCGTAG
- the LOC120671274 gene encoding GDSL esterase/lipase At5g03600-like, whose amino-acid sequence MGARGLPRALPSAPAAALLLLCLVVAPAAARGHSREDDAPTGTGGGCNSGGGGTAPPRLWVFGDSYADTGNLGDLGRELTHAWYDPYGDTFPGRPTGRFSDGRVLTDFVASAMGMPTPVAYKLRRGAAQGLLARGMNFAVGGAGVLDTGNFQRNISAQIDLFQAQAQRGTPSSNRGCAGVGVALVVVSGNDYSYAADKDNGTSAAIAYIPTVVRQLREQLRRLRDEAGMRRVVVTGLHPLGCTPLFTRPLNYSGCDPLANAGAAQHNAALRSVLAALDPANRTFLLLDLNAPFAALVDAPPGGRFAEQRRPCCEALAADGYCGQQDDDGKRMYTLCDDPAEHFYWDDVHPTQAAWAAVAEAFRPKIREFLLST is encoded by the exons ATGGGTGCTCGCGGCCTCCCTCGGGCTCTGCcttcagcgccggcggcggcgctcctcctcctct GCCTGGTggtcgcgccggcggcggcgcgcgggcacaGCAGGGAAGACGACGCTCccaccggcaccggcggcggctgcaacagcggcggcggcggcacggccccGCCGCGGCTGTGGGTGTTCGGGGACTCGTACGCGGACACGGGGAACCTGGGCGACCTCGGGCGGGAGCTGACGCACGCGTGGTACGACCCCTACGGCGACACCTTCCCCGGCCGCCCCACCGGCCGCTTCTCCGACGGCCGCGTCCTCACCGACTTCGTAG CTTCGGCCATGGGGATGCCGACGCCGGTGGCGTACAAGCTGCGCAGGGGCGCCGCCCAGGGGCTCCTCGCACGCGGCATGAACttcgccgtcggcggcgccggcgtgctcGACACCGGCAACTTCCAGCGCAACATCAGCGCCCAGATCGACCTGTTCCAGGCCCAGGCGCAGCGCGGCACTCCCTCCAGCAACCGCGGctgcgccggcgtcggcgtcgcgctCGTCGTCGTCTCCGGCAACGACTACTCCTACGCCGCCGACAAGGACAACGGCACGAGC GCGGCGATCGCGTACATCCCGACGGTGGTGCGGCAGCTCCgggagcagctccggcggcTGCGCGACGAGGCCGGGATGCGCCGGGTGGTGGTCACCGGCCTGCACCCGCTCGGGTGCACGCCGCTCTTCACCCGCCCGCTCAACTACAGCGGCTGCGACCCGCTCGccaacgccggcgccgcccagcACAACGCCGCGCTCCGGTCCGTGCTCGCCGCGCTCGACCCGGCCAACCgcaccttcctcctcctcgacctcaACGCGCCCTTCGCCGCCCTCGTCGACGCTCCGCCAGGGGGGAGATTCGCCGAGCAGAGGCGGCCGTGCTGCgaggccctcgccgccgacggctACTGCGGCCAGCAGGACGACGACGGCAAGAGGATGTACACGCTGTGCGACGACCCCGCAGAGCACTTCTACTGGGACGACGTGCACCCGACGCAGGCGGCatgggccgccgtcgccgaggcTTTCAGGCCCAAGATCCGCGAGTTCCTCCTCTCCACCTGA